The window AAGAGAAGCTGATCTTCCACGGCATAGCTGACCAGAAGGGGCTCTTGAGCCTAGCAAGTGTGGAAGTGAACTTGAGCGACTGGAAGAAGGTTGGTCAGGCGGCAGAGGACATAATTGCGGCGATCACGAAGCTGGATGAGGCGGGCTTTCACGGTCCTTATCTGCTCGCGCTGTCTCCTGACAGGTACAACAAACTGTTCAGAAGGTACGAAAGTGGCAACCAGACGGAGATGGAACACCTGCTCACGATGGTCAAAAAGATCTACAAGGCACCCATCTTGCAGAATTCCGGAGTGCTGATCTGCGATTCTCCGCTCTACGCTTCTCTGATCCTCGGTCAGGATCTGTCGATAGGTTTCATCGGTCCGAAGGACCACACTCTGGAGTTCTACGTTTCTGAGAGCGTAGCGTTGCTCGTGAAAGAACCCAGTTCGATATGCGCACTGAGGGGCTGATCAGCCCCTCTTCTTTCTCCTCGAGATGGTTCTCAGAAGGTTGATCGCTTCCTGACGCATCTTCGTGAAATCTTCGATCATGTTCCTCGCTTCGAGCTTGATGTCTTTCAGCCTAACCATGGCGAGCACGATCTGCGCCGGGTCTTCTTTCAGGCAGAAACCTTCGTATTTAGGAAGGTATCTTTCGAGGAACCTCTTGCTCTTCGAGCTGTTCAGAGAAATGAACGGTGAGCCGGTCAGAGACGACAGAAGACAACCGTGCAGACGTTGCGATACAACGAGCGAGGAAGAAAGAAGGTCTTTCAAGGGTTCATGGGAGACTGGCAGTCTGTATTTTTTTGCCATTTTCAGACACGCAGGCTCGTCCTGAGGGCTCAGTGGGACGAGGATGGGTTCGAAGCCATAGAGCTTCGCCGATTCTATTATCAGATCGAGGTCGAATTCTTTCTTCAGGCACAGACTGATTTTTTTCTGTTTCTCCTGAGGTTGTAGATATTCCACAGCCCCGATCGCAAGGTCTGTTCCGAGAAAAGCATTCTTCGCACCGACGAGTCTGGCGTACCTGTAACTCACCCTGTCGCGGGCGATGAAAAAAACGTTCTTGCTGCGCAGGATGTTCCTCACGAGGCATCTGGAGATCCCGTGCTTCAGAGGTCCCAGGCTGTTCGCAAGGAGCAGTACAGGTTTGTTTAAGATCAGCGCGGCGTAGATTATGGAACAGTAGTAAATCAAACTCTTCAAGCTCGTTTCGTCCTGAAGGATTCCTCCTCCACCGCACACAATCACTTTGCTTCTCAGAATTGCTCCGAGAACCTTTGCAGGGTTGAACCTGTCGATGGGAACTACGCCTGGCCGAGAGAAACTTCTGAGCTTTTCTTTTCTCAGCAGAAGATAGATCCTTTCAAAGCCTGCTTCTTTGAGGATTTTGATGCTCTCTTCGCAGAGCAGTTCGTCTCCAAGGTTGTCGTAGCCGTAATAACCGAACAACGTGGCTGTCATCAAGGAAAAGCATCTCCCCAGCGAGAACTATCAAGTGAATTATACCGGAGGTGTTCGGAGTTGATAAAGGCCCTGAACGATCGGATCGTCGTCATCGGTGCGGAAGGTTCATCGAACGTGACGGCTGTTTTGACTAAAGATGGCGTTGTCATAGTTGACACATCGCTTTTCCCGGAAAAAGCCCGGAAAGTGAAAGAGCTCGTGAACGACTTTTTCAAAAGGCCGATCGGTGTCGTTGTGAACACGCACTATCATCCAGATCACACCTTTGGAAACGTCGCTTTCGAAGAATTCAAAATAGTCTCGAGTGAGCTCACGAAGTCATTCATGGAATCGTTCGACGAAGAGTACCTGTCGAAGTTGCCATCGATCGATAAGATCGTCACCCCCAACTTCCTGTTCGATGAAGAATACGAGGACAGGAACCTGCTGATCAAAAGGTTGGGTGGTCACACACCCGATTCTTCCATCATCTTCTTCAAGCAGGAAAGGCTCGTGGTCACGGGCGATCTGCTGTTCAACGGGTTTCATCCCGAAATCGTTGCCGACAGCGATCTGGATGCGTGGATCGACGCTTTGAAATTCATCGAGACGTTGAAACCAATCTGGATCGTTCCAGGTCACGGTGAGATCGCGAATACGGAGAGTCTCAGGGCGATGGAGCGTTATTTGATGAAAATGAAGAGGCTCATCGAGGGAGCTGTGAACCTTCAGGACGTCATGTCGGACGAGAATTTTTCGAAGAGGAAGTTTCCAGAGCTCTTCGGATGGAGCCTGGAGAACCTTCTGCATCAGCGCGGGAGCTGAAAGTAATCGTCTGTCCTCGCGTTGAGCACCAGTTTATTGATCTTCACGCTTATCTTCTCTTCTTCGGACGGGCTGAGTATCTCGATCGATTTCAACTGTGAGTCTCTGATTTCGAGTCTCACTTTGATGGGTTCTTCCACCTGCTGCGCCACGAGTTTTGAAAATGTCAGGACGAGATAGCCATCTTCCGACCTCACACCGACCAGAGGTGTTTGCAACAATCTGAGTGCTGACAGAACAGATTGCACTATGTAAACGGTTGGTATGTCGATAGTTTCAAAGTCTTGCGATGTTCCGGTGCCGAACACGAGCCTCTTGATGCGTGAGAGATACATGAACGACAGATTCGAAAGAAAATCTGGTTTCTTCACAAGAAAATAAAAGTCCTCAAGGTTCCTGACCACGAGCAAACAAGATGTGTAAAAAATCCTGTTTTCACCGTTCTGCTTTATTTCCGCCGTCAGATCGAAATCCACAACGAAGTCCCTGACGCCTGCCAGCTGCTCGACAAGATCGAAGAGATAGTTTGCGGAGAAAGAGAGTACCGAGCAAACGACGAGCAAAGCGGTGAAGTATTTTTTCATACGCCGTTCGTTTCCCTTATTGAATAGAGTCTCTGCTTCGGACTCACTATTTCCGTGATCCTCACGCCGAAGTTTTCGTCTATGACGACAAC is drawn from Thermotoga sp. Ku-13t and contains these coding sequences:
- a CDS encoding family 1 encapsulin nanocompartment shell protein produces the protein MANRYLMQEEAPISEELWKLLNESLLELAKANLTGRKILNLVGPLGVGVKQVSFADEKLENGVFVSKSLPLYYVHKTFELSVRDIAAFEREKVTIDLSDFTRAVLECVQFEEKLIFHGIADQKGLLSLASVEVNLSDWKKVGQAAEDIIAAITKLDEAGFHGPYLLALSPDRYNKLFRRYESGNQTEMEHLLTMVKKIYKAPILQNSGVLICDSPLYASLILGQDLSIGFIGPKDHTLEFYVSESVALLVKEPSSICALRG
- a CDS encoding polysaccharide pyruvyl transferase family protein, which codes for MTATLFGYYGYDNLGDELLCEESIKILKEAGFERIYLLLRKEKLRSFSRPGVVPIDRFNPAKVLGAILRSKVIVCGGGGILQDETSLKSLIYYCSIIYAALILNKPVLLLANSLGPLKHGISRCLVRNILRSKNVFFIARDRVSYRYARLVGAKNAFLGTDLAIGAVEYLQPQEKQKKISLCLKKEFDLDLIIESAKLYGFEPILVPLSPQDEPACLKMAKKYRLPVSHEPLKDLLSSSLVVSQRLHGCLLSSLTGSPFISLNSSKSKRFLERYLPKYEGFCLKEDPAQIVLAMVRLKDIKLEARNMIEDFTKMRQEAINLLRTISRRKKRG
- a CDS encoding MBL fold metallo-hydrolase, translating into MIKALNDRIVVIGAEGSSNVTAVLTKDGVVIVDTSLFPEKARKVKELVNDFFKRPIGVVVNTHYHPDHTFGNVAFEEFKIVSSELTKSFMESFDEEYLSKLPSIDKIVTPNFLFDEEYEDRNLLIKRLGGHTPDSSIIFFKQERLVVTGDLLFNGFHPEIVADSDLDAWIDALKFIETLKPIWIVPGHGEIANTESLRAMERYLMKMKRLIEGAVNLQDVMSDENFSKRKFPELFGWSLENLLHQRGS